The DNA sequence aatgatgtttaatagttagagagaaaatatgaaaaataaataaactattcaTGTATAcctttttgtgtgtgtgtgtgtgtgtgtactaTTACTAATTCGATCATGTATACTCTTTTTGGAAACTAAATTAttcaatatattaaatagaTCGATAaactaacttatttatttatttgatgctATTGATGGGTACTAGAGCAAGAAAAGGGCGGCCTTCTTTTGGATAAATGCGATGGCACCTCTGACGTCTGTTATCTTGGGAAGCCTCCTCGTTTATCTGACCCACGCTGAAAAACACGGTGTTGAAGTggtaacctctctctctctctctctctctctctctctctctctctctctcctatacTTGCTACAGCTGCTATATATCCCCAGGTACCCCCAGTTCTGGTAAATGAATGTATCAATTACCTTCACcataagtatatattataagaccGAGTACAATCCATGGAGTCCCGATGTCTGTTACAATGAAATATTCCCAATCAACATTTAATCTTCTAATTATCACATGACAGATTCTTGGATCACAAACACGTACATgcaaattatcaaattaataaCGTACGCTACTTGTACGCGCGTACgtacatataatttaaaaaagtagattaaTTTATACATGGATATTATTAACTGCATGCATGGGGTGTAACCattactttctttctttgttcttCCTCCCAGATTGGGCACCTGAAGAAAGGCTTAAATCCACCTTCGGTATCTGATTTGGCTTTTGGGTCTCCATATCTGATGACAGCCATCAAAACTGGAATCATCACTGGCGTCATAGGCCTTGCAGTAAGTCACGAACGTTAGCTTGTTATGGtgcttaaaatttaaattgctatttataatattattaaaaaatgaatcgGCTGTCCTAAAAATCTAAGTTTAACGGAATTAGTATCGTAGAACAAGGACCTTTTTTTCATATTACTATAAATTAGCAACTAATATATACCAAATAACAAGTAGTTATTTAGTGTATAGAATTCCAAGTAATTTATCAACAGCTCCCCTATGCCCGAATTAAGAACGCTAACTGGTGGCTGTGAAACAGGAAGGAGTAGCAGTGGGGAGAAGCTTTGCCATATTCAAGAACTACCACATCGACGGGAACAAAGAGATGATCGCTTTTGGGATGATGAATATTGCTGGCTCTTGCACTTCATGCTACTTGACCGCAGGTACCTGCATACATCTAGATCTTTTCCGAGCTCTAAACTATTAGGGTTGAAACTGGGTCAGGTCAAAGCCCCCCCACCCAATCCAACCAAAACCCAAATCCAAATCTATGCCTGGGTTGGGACTCCTTTGGGCCGATTGGTCAACCCACTAGCTCAATTGAGCACTTCCCCAACACGATATTACTTCAAAAGAAATGCTCTGCCTTTCAAGAACTGAGCAAGAAACACTACCACATCACTAACAACATTATCTTCCTCAACTGCTAATTATTAACCAGACATATATATGTCCGATATTGTGATTGCAGGACCATTTTCTCGAAGTGCGGTGAATTTCAATGCAGGATGTAAGACGGCAGTGTCGAACATAGTCATGGCAACAGCCGTGATGATCACGTTGTTATTCCTAACACCTTTTTTCTTCTATACACCCCTTGTGGTGCTCTCTTCCATAATCATGGCAGCCATGCTTGGCCTTATTGACTATGAAGCTGCCATCCATCTCTGGAAGATCGACAAATTCGATTTCCTGGTGTGCATGGGTGCTTATCTTGGTGTGGTCTTTGGCAGTGTTGAGATTGGCTTAGTCATCGCggtaagtagtactactgcGTTAATGATCACGAAGTACCACATGATCATCATCGTTATCCTAAGTAAACACGAAgactttttgtttctgtttacTAAATTAGTTGTTGATATATATAAGGTTTTGTATGTGCAATATTTGCAGGTTACGCTATCTTTGTTAAGGGTTTTACTATTTGTAGCAAGGCCACGGACTTTTATCTTGGGCAATATTCCCAACTCCAATGTGTTCAGAAGCGTTGATCAATACCCAACTGCCAACAATGTTCCCGGAGTTCTCATTCTCCAAATTGATGCACCCATTTACTTTGCCAATGCAAACTACTTGAGAGAAAGGTACATGTATTATTATAAACAAGCATGCAATTTTGTGTATGTATGTGAACACGCGTGTTAATATATAAGTGAGCATGAAAATAATCTGATCTATATTTACTGATCTGGTtggaaaatttcaaatttgttctCAGGATTTCAAGGTGGATCTacgaggaggaagaaaaattaaaagcttCGGGAGAAACCAGCTTGCAGTATATTATATTAGACATCAGTAGTAAGTTGTCAAATCACAAACAGTTTGTTTTAAAGCTCATGACAacgttaatatataaatattctcagTGCTAAAGTAAGATGCGTTCATATGATTACAGCTGTGGGCAGTATTGATACGAGTGGGATTAGCATGCTTGAAGAGGTTAAGAAGAATGCCGATAGAAAGGGTCTCAAggtaagaaactttatttttgtcGTTTCTCGTCTCAGATTTCATATATAATCAGTATCAAACTGTtattatattccaaaaaatCGCCTTTATTTGAATCAtgattagtttatatattatgttaatttgtttgttttgaatttaGCTCGTGCTAGCCAACCCAAGAAGCGAGGTGATCAAGAAGCTAGACAAGTCCAAATTCATCGAAAACATCGGCCAAGAATGGATTTATCTAACAGTAGGAGAGGCCGTGGCAGCTTGCAACTTCATGTTACACTCGTGCAAGCCAAACCCGGCCGCCGCCGAATTAAATGCGCCAGAAAACAATGTCTGATAATTTAGCCGGCCATGATCGACTTAATTAGTGTGATAATCCAAATGTTGATACGTAAGTAGTGGATGCAGCCGTAACCAGAGGCCAAAGCTGTCCGCTAATGAGGAAGAATGCATGCATATTACCTAAGTAATTGGCAGAGAGTTATTAAGTTTTGGGGTGCTTCTGAATTCTTGTGTACTGTAAATGAAAGTGAAATGTGAACGTAATCATGAATAGATCAATTCCCGAGCCAAGTGGTTTGATATAATGGGTGTCTTCGTGATCATGTATTAATCtctccaaattatatatatataaataatcgacttttcaatttttggcCACACCGTTGGGGTGATCATCACGTGCATGCTGATGCGTCGCTCAACAGTGATCGATATTTTAGATTCTGCTTAATTTCAATAGAAACCAGCACTACATGatgaacatgatcatgatcatcatggcGCGCGCATTAATTACAGTACTGGGTGGGTGTTGCAAGGTTGCAGAAACTAAGGAAAATTGTACAAGGTACAGTGAGCATGAtgcatggaagaagagaaaaaatgtaTATTCCACTGGAATTGAATGACTAAGGTCCCGTTTGGTTGTTACACTTATCTGTCAAcccactattatttataaaaaatctcaattcagttcaatttAACTAAGAAGATACGGGAGAAGGCCTCATATACACTCTGCCACCCTAACAATTAACTAACAGAATTCCTATATATACTAAAATAGCATCCAGCTAATCAACAGAATATTTACcaagaataataattaaattgaaaaatacaaGTAAATTAGACAAAATAGAGAGAATCATCATTTTCCACATATAAGCTTTGCATGTGGAGCCTCTACTAAACGACTTATAGCTGCTGTACGTAAAAGACAGACGCGCGACCTGCAGCTTGAGCTTTGGCTTCATTTTGATTGTGTAATAGGGTGCtcttttgaaagtttgaaaatgatGTTTCCTTGGAATTGACCTGCTAACAGTAATTATAATATTGACAAAACTAATTTAGAAGCAGTTTGTATGAAAATAAGGCTTAAAGCTTAAGCGAGCCAGCAGCTagccatatgcatgcatgatgcaatattattatatataattagtaagaAACAAGAGTAGACAAACATACTGATCAATATAAAAAGGATGTGAGTATACATACGTAGGACCATTGACAGGACTGACCAACAATTCGGGAGCTTGACTTTGAACCAAACTAGCGCGCTAATTAATTGATGCAGAGATCAACAGGATGATctggaagatgaagaagaagaagaagaggatgatcattacttttcattaattagattttatggTAATTAATATCGTAAATGGAGTAAAGTGATGTAACGTCCATGTGATCAATTTAAGATTATTTAAAGGTATTTCATCTTTTGGGCAGTTTAGGATTTGTAAATAGAATTAATATATAGCAGGTCTTTTGATAAAGCATCCACGAAGAGGTACTATATACTTTGTTTCCTTctagctagggttttttttacataaaaaaaccCAATTAAAATGTGATTAGTTTTGAACATGAGTTTTAATGTCTTATGGGATGGCTTTGCTATGTGTTCAACCGAAAATGAGACATTTTTAACGTCGACGTAATGAACTTGTAGAAAATACCGCAATGAAATCAGTATGAGCTTCAATAACAATGACCAAGTCATACATGAGTACCAAAACGATCTTAGTTAGAATGAGGTCAAGTCCGCTGGTAAGTATTAcggaaaaataaatgttttaatcacaaaaagatcttataaaaataaatttataagttgacGTGACTTGATCATGTGATACGTTAcattgtaaaactatttttattataaagtaaatctaatatatcatataaaaacaatatgttagtttgtaagtttatttttctgtgaTTTTTTTGTGGCTATAACAGAAACTATCGAAATCAAATCTATAATCACTATCATTTTTGACaatcaacccccccccccccccccaaaaaaaaaaacactatcaaaatatttcaatttacCCCCATTTCCCCTTGAAAAGACAATATTCTCCctaaaactctaaaataaaaaaatccccttaatttcttaaagaaaaagcagttataaaataaaaataaataaacaaaagaactTTTATAAAGAGAATAATTAAGGGCTAGTTGGGGTAGTAGAGTATTATCAGAATATTTCacagttatttattattttattattattttttatctactttttattactattcactgtTATTCAatatctatcattactttttcattattattcacaaaatatctgagatcacctcattatccaaacgcaacctgaAGAGTATAATATGGAATAATTGCAAATTAGGTGGTAGTTTGAGGGGATTTATGTAAATTTCcctaaaaaagtattattgtgCAATTGAAACTTTGATATTCAACAGACGACTTTGAATAATATTGACAGGAACCAACAGTGAACAGAGGAGCTCCAAAGCAAATTCAGTGTCAAAATAACTCATCAATTACTACGTACACGGCATTGGATTTggtcaaataaattataatccaTATACAATAATACACTGATACAGTAAAGACTTTTGACTCAAAACAGAACAAGATGAAGGATCTCTCAGATTAATCCCCGCCAGTTGCCCGGCCATGCGCGCAGTTGAtgacaaagaaaatgaagatattcTCTCTACTGATCCGAGTGCTTTTCGTAGTCATTCTCGTCTCCAATAACT is a window from the Juglans regia cultivar Chandler chromosome 7, Walnut 2.0, whole genome shotgun sequence genome containing:
- the LOC108989479 gene encoding sulfate transporter 3.1-like; the encoded protein is MGNADYECPHPVAIPPSKTLFKSLESSLKETFFPDDPFRPFKNQPLSKKVVLGLQYFVPILEWAPRYTFEFFKSDLIAGITIASLAVPQGISYASLANLPPILGLYSSFVPPLVYAMLGSSRDLAVGTVAVASLLISSLLGKEVNPNENPKLYLQLAFTATFFAGLFQASLGFLRLGFIVDFLSHATIVGFMGGAATVVCLQQLKGLLGLVNFTHQTDISSVMRSVFSQTHQWRWESGVLGCCFLFFLLLTKYFSKKRAAFFWINAMAPLTSVILGSLLVYLTHAEKHGVEVIGHLKKGLNPPSVSDLAFGSPYLMTAIKTGIITGVIGLAEGVAVGRSFAIFKNYHIDGNKEMIAFGMMNIAGSCTSCYLTAGPFSRSAVNFNAGCKTAVSNIVMATAVMITLLFLTPFFFYTPLVVLSSIIMAAMLGLIDYEAAIHLWKIDKFDFLVCMGAYLGVVFGSVEIGLVIAVTLSLLRVLLFVARPRTFILGNIPNSNVFRSVDQYPTANNVPGVLILQIDAPIYFANANYLRERISRWIYEEEEKLKASGETSLQYIILDISTVGSIDTSGISMLEEVKKNADRKGLKLVLANPRSEVIKKLDKSKFIENIGQEWIYLTVGEAVAACNFMLHSCKPNPAAAELNAPENNV